The Zalophus californianus isolate mZalCal1 chromosome 8, mZalCal1.pri.v2, whole genome shotgun sequence genome has a segment encoding these proteins:
- the LOC113938234 gene encoding gamma-aminobutyric acid receptor-associated protein-like has product MKFVYKEEHPFEKRRSEGEKIRKKYPDQVPVIVGKAPKARIGDLDKKKYLVPSDLTVGQFYFLIRKRIHLRAEDALFFFVNNVIPPTSATMGQLYQEHHEGDFFLYIAYSDESVYGL; this is encoded by the coding sequence ATGAAGTTCGTGTATAAAGAGGAGCATCCGTTCGAGAAACGCCGCTCTGAGGGCGAGAAGATCCGAAAGAAATACCCGGACCAGGTTCCGGTGATAGTAGGAAAGGCTCCCAAAGCTCGGATAGGAGACCTGGACAAAAAGAAATACCTGGTGCCTTCTGATCTCACAGTTGGTCAGTTCTACTTCTTGATCCGGAAGCGAATTCATCTCCGAGCTGAGGatgccttgtttttctttgtcaacaaTGTCATTCCACCCACCAGTGCCACAATGGGTCAGCTCTACCAGGAACACCATGAAGGGGACTTCTTTCTATACATCGCCTACAGTGATGAAAGTGTCTACGGTCTGTGA